GTTATCTTACAGAAAGCATCCGATTTCGGTCTGGGCACGTCACTTTTCACACGTATACAGCGTTGCATAGAATCGGTCACACTCAAAACCGTCGCAAATGCCGACAAAGGCAATAATGTCAGCAGCTTAGAGAGCACGGATATTATTTTTAGCTTACAAACACAGTATCGCATGCATCCGGAAATCTGCAAATGGCCCAATTcgtatttctacaaaaatgagTTGATCGACGATGCCAAAACGCATCAATTCAAAACCCCGTTAAAACCATTTTCAGTGCTTAATCTCACTTATACACAGAACGATAACTGTCATCGTGGTCAAATCGCTAACGAGCTGGAAGCACAGTTTGTGGCACGTCTGGTGAAGACGCTGGATGGTTACATACCCATGAAGTACAATACATATGGTGTCATAACGCCATATGCACAACAGCGAGTTGCCTTAGAAAAAGCTATGCGGTGAGCGTTTCTCAGTCTATTAATTGCACTATAATTGAAAAGATATACATTTTACGTATTTCAGTACGGCTGGTTATTCGAATGTGATGGTGAACACCATTGACTCATACCAGGGCATGGAGCGCGATGTTATTATTATATCGAATGCGCGTACCACTGGTATAGGGTTTTTGGCCAATTATCAGCGTTTGAATGTGGCGTTGACACGCCCAAAGAAGTGCCTTATATTGTGTGGAAACTTTAAAAACTTGgaggtaaataaaaattagtgttAAGTATCTATAATCTCTTAATTCAGAAGTGGGATAAACAAATCGCGTTGTCTGTGTCACCAACATCTGCTTTTCGAATAGTGTATGCCCTTGAGTAGACCAGAATTTCTAGTTGCCTTTACAGCTCAATTCTGTATGGCGGATAGTGCGCGTATAGTAGCCAAAATTTGTATTATGCAAGGCGACTATCAACGCCCTATTAGACTAAACTTtctactatagtatatagtactATATAGTGTGAGAAATATTGAGATTCTCTCTCATGTGATATCGTTAGTTTTGacctaaaattataaaatttctttaaaaatatttttttaaactaaatattaaccTTGCACCAACAATTTTTACACAATATTCTAGGCGGTGCCGGCTTGGCGTAGCCTTCTATCCTCGGCGCGTGAACGTAAGCTCTATCATGAGCTTAGTCCCAACTGCATGGATGATATGCATAGAACTGTAATTCCTAAAATCAAAGCTTCTAAAGCAAACACCGCTACAACAGAAgctacagcaacagcaacaacaacaaccaaagaaGTAACAAcagtcgctacaacaacaaaacaaagtgaACAATAAGTACAATGTAGAGATAAAAGTTAATGAAATGGAAACTGAGCTGTAAAATGTAGTCACTATGCTTTACACTGTACGACACTCGGCTGGGTATTGGGCCAAACCAATTTTTTTGCTACAGATTGAGTCAGTAAAAAAGTAGTTTCTCCGTTTTTCGAAGGAAACGtcgaaatcgaaatatttgACTTCGAAGTTCAAAATTGAGTACATCAATATAATTTGTGGTATTTCGATTTTCGAAATTGGGCATATTGAAtacttcattattatttttagtatgtAAAGGTTAGAATATGGACATTATCCACGTTTTCTTCTTATTTCAAAAGTGTATGACACTTTGTGGCAGATTTTTATACGCAAATCTGCCTTTGATCATTGCTTAAATTCGAAGTCAAATATTTCGTGTTCTTTTTTCAAATTCGAAATTCATAGTCGAATATTTAGACTTAACCTTCTCTCAATTTCTAAATTCGAagtcaaattttcaatatagaCCTTTTCTCGATTTC
The window above is part of the Bactrocera dorsalis isolate Fly_Bdor unplaced genomic scaffold, ASM2337382v1 BdCtg513, whole genome shotgun sequence genome. Proteins encoded here:
- the LOC125775349 gene encoding probable helicase DDB_G0274399 (The sequence of the model RefSeq protein was modified relative to this genomic sequence to represent the inferred CDS: added 47 bases not found in genome assembly), with product VLVGDTQQLPATVLSKKASDFGLGTSLFTRIQRCIESVTLKTVANADKGNNVSSLESTDIIFSLQTQYRMHPEICKWPNSYFYKNELIDDAKTHQFKTPLKPFSVLNLTYTQNDNCHRGQIANELEAQFVARLVKTLDGYIPMKYNTYGVITPYAQQRVALEKAMRTAGYSNVMVNTIDSYQGMERDVIIISNARTTGIGFLANYQRLNVALTRPKKCLILCGNFKNLEAVPAWRSLLSSARERKLYHELSPNCMDDMHRTVIPKIKASKANTATTEATATATTTTKEVTTVATTTKQSEQ